A window of Dysidea avara chromosome 1, odDysAvar1.4, whole genome shotgun sequence genomic DNA:
AGAGAATCCTTAACACCTACTATtattggttgtataattatgtatcatAGGGATATGACAGTTGACCAACCCCATCATGTTCCTGGTGTTACACTGTAGATTCTATAATGTGGTTGGGTTCATGTGAACTATAATTTACACCTACAGGGGTGTATAATATAACTGCCCATGCATTGAATAGAAAATTGAATGACTTGTTAGGACGTTTGGCTACTAGTTATGCGTATATCCGAAGTTGATTTCCTATACTGTATTTCCATTGTAGAGTAAACCCCGAGTATGTGTCATTTACTTCCTTACTGAAACATAAACAAAGTAATGTACCTATAGAAGGTATAGGATAATGCTTTGAAACTTACAGCCAAGCAAACATAATAGCTGTTGTATTGTTAATAAATATACCTGGAGTGTTGTATAGAAGAGTAAAGTAATTTATTCACTTTTGTGTTCTGTGTGGTAAAGTACATAAATTATACTTGAACATAAATATACGTATATGTGTATAAATTTTATTACTTTCTGTTGTTCTCTGTTGTTAGGAAAGAGCCAAGCAGAGGTCATTAATGACCATAACAACCATCCTGTTCCCTCTCAACTTATGAGTGGTGCTAGTACTTCTGGAGATAATTGTGCTATCTGGTGCAAGAGGTATTCACTAAAACATGTAAACTATAACAGTGTTGTTGTCAGTGGTGATGGCCTGAAGCGTTTCCTGCTCAGTGTTTTGCTGTGTTTTGTCAACTGGGTTGTCTCTCGTTTACCATGTGTGAAGGAGATTGCCTTGGTCATTACGTGCCATGAGCCGGTCCTTTTGAATAAGATAGAATCCTACCGGTATGTGATTCAGTTGGAGCTTGGTGTGTTTGCTGTTTCCTGTGATGTTGCATTGTCATATTGGACTGTGAAAGAAGACGTTTTCATGTCAGAGGCATCATGTGTGAAGAATGCATATGCTCCGTCAGTTTCCATGCTTCTTCTACACTGCTGTATGTTATGTTTGATGTACTACCGGTACTGTGTGTCTTGTTTGatgtactactggtactgtgGTGAGGAATTTTGCACATTTTGGAGAGGTCTTTCCAGGTACTACTTACTACAACAGTTGACATGTGGTCCTGCCTGTACTAAACTGAAGCATCTGCTTTGTAACAGTTACAAGAACATAGTATTCACGTTCATGCGCTGGTCATGGCTATATGGACATTTTATTAATAGTGGCGGATACCGAATATGTAGCAAGAGTGGAAATAGTGCAGCCAAGGGAAATGGATCTAAAGGAGGTTCCTCCAGTGGTAATGGTAAATGTACATCTAGTACAAATGGTGGCAGTGTCAGGACCAGTAGAAACAGGTTGGCAGGGAACTCTGGTCGTATTGGCAGCTGTGGTGGggatgatggtgatgatgatggtgataaGAACCCTAACCAAAGACCAGAATATGCTTATACTTGTCCAACTGCTATAGAATATGAAGAGGACTCCACTACTGAGGATCACAATGAGATCAGTTCAACCGGAAGTGCTTTAACAAGTAACCAGACTTCTGAGAGATTGTTTAACCATGGTCCAGTTGAATTCACATTGCCGGTATCTGGTACCGAAGCCTATGCATTTGCTGCAACCTCACCCATGAAGGGTGGGCCCCCAGTATTGGATGATGTGCAACAGCTCTATCCAGCCGAGATTGCTCCTCAAACTCCAACATGTGATATTTCCTATTCACCAAGCCAAGGATGCTATGAGGTTTGTAGATAACTACTTGTTGTAGTTAGCCTGGTTAAATGGAGAACCTGTAGACCTTGctgcatgcacatacatacgtactgtaTATGCTAATTATGGAATGTCTGTGGTCCTGAAGCCTGATGTACAATTTGATTTCCTTCTCACTTTTGCACATTAACGATAACTTTCAATTATTGCAATGTCTGTTGTTTGCTTTTGTAGTCCTACACTGACATGTTACTGTGTACAAAGGAAGAGCGTAGAACACCGGGGAATTTACGCCATCTGTGCAGACCATTCCACTACTGTGAGACACTGTGTACCCAGGAAAGTGTTCAACCCCATGAATCACCATTGCCACGGAATATTGAGGGTatttatattatacagtatacctGGTAATGTGTATTAAGATAATAGCACAGGTGCTTTTAGTGGCACGTGTGTTTGCCACTAATTGCACTTGAAGTGCTTCTCTATCAAATGAGTTGGGAACCACTAGTTCAAGGTGAATGTTAATTAGATagtcacaaacatttttattcGAATACGTatcacacccacattacagataacgCAAAGTAACTACAGCAAAACTAAATACAGTAATTCCTTTAAAAATGTAATAGCCAAAACACTTGTGCACACTTTTACCTTTGTGTGATATTCCTAGTACTTCTCCATTGATAGAACTAATGTTTCCTGCTGCATGACCCATAGTTGAATTTTTCAGACCAAGAAATGGGTGCATTTGTATGTGTTTATAGGTAAGGGAGATTCTCAGATATGTGAATAACTTAGCGTTCCCAGAGTATGACAAAAGTATATATGTAACTGGATCTGGCTGTATAGCTCCGTGATGTTGAATAAAGACAAGTACTGTAAATTTtctttcatttaagccagtttttAGACCTGATTGGCCATAGTTTGGCCTATAATTTCATCACTATGCGTTCTtctttcattttaaaataacCTCTTACCCTCCCCTCCACTACATAGGCAATGAGACCACAGTTTTCTCAAACTAGATACAATATTCAGAATTTTGTATTCTGTTTGGATAATAGCCCATTCACTTTGTATTCAAATCTCCATTCACTTGgaacacacactacataatTTGTACTGTTTCTATGTGTACATAGTTCTTCATATGACACAACTGTTTCCGGGGCTGAATGAGGTGAAGGATGTTGATTTTAAGAACACCTTGATGGCACTTTGCACTATTATTGCTGGAGTAATACATCCACTGTATTGCCCCTCTGATTATggatactactactacttttatCTCAAAGATATTGATGGTAAGTACGTTAGTATTCATGTTATGTAGTATCAAGAGTCCATGGACTCTTGGTAGTATGTATCATGTTATGTAGTATGTATCACTTAAGTAGTAAACGATCAGTAGAAGTggtcaataataataataaggctTTTAAAACCGCCTATGCTGGGAAAACTTTTTGATTTTATGAGTATTAACCATTTTAACTAGCTTATTTAATTTGTAGTTCTACAAATGTAAACATATTTACTCTTTATGTGACTCGTACTGCTTTATCAGCGTACCTACTATGTGGCAATTTATAATTTGTATGTTTTGCTTTTAGTTGACAACATTTTTGTGACAAAGAATTGTGATACAGGATTGGTGGACTCTGTTAGTATTCATGCCATGTTGCATGGAATAGATCAAAACTTGGTGAGCTGTATGGTCTTAtctgcatagtgtgtgtgttttgtagtGTGATGGATAAATGCTTGAACTGCAGAAAGCTGTATTTTGAATATCAAGTTTACGCCTGaatcaaatatgctcaaaattttgtccaaaattctttcagaaatttcccaaaattttcacttattatgctcttcagtgttgcccattatgtttgcattatgctcctaggttctTGCAATCATCTTGGAACATTTAAtcggtgaatgctctattggagtatttcactacaaagtgattgttctattagagagtatcatataaggaactatgtacaatgcatttaagTGCTCTATTGCGGttttcagtttccactgactgctctattagggagtatatCAATCTGAATTAAGcaccatagtttgaaatatccacctaatatgctagggCATACACATTATATCTACtttttatgctggcatatttgacgcagaCCTAATCAAGTTACTTCATAAAAAAATGTTTGGTTTGTTGGTCAGGACAGTTTTATGAACTTGTTTGAGGGGTTTATTATGCCTGGTATTTATAGGTGGATTTATTACTAATAGTATAGGCTGTATATCTTAGGCTGGATCCATTTAGTATGCATATTAAACCAGCTGATACGACACTAATGAAATAGTAGCAGTACTAGTATAATTATCATATCTGTTaatattgtgtgtattgtacccATGTACGTATGTTTCCATGCATGTTACCAGAATGTTTGTGTTACAGTATGTCTTGCATTTTTAGGATACTGTTAAACGGGAAACTAATGAGAGGCTATCATTGTTGACTGATAACATCTGCAGGCCTTATACTCAAGTGAGTTAATAGTACATTTGCACACGTACTGTATTATACCACTACGTACCTCAGGGCATGATCATAGCTGGCTGCTGTTCTTTGAAAAATGTGTCTGTGTTTGTACTTACTGCATTTACTTGATTTGTGccacaccctcgaatagtaccaCAGTGCGGTATTATTCGAGGGTTTTCATccttgtttctgaaaataatttaattgtaccacaccctcgaatagtaccaTACTATACTTTTATAGTTATTCTTTACTAGTGCTCTCATACCTTTAGTATTAATCTCCATCTCGATTTACGGAAGGCATTGTCCTGGTAAAACTTGAATGGCTGTCACATAATCAAAATTCCAgatattagttagtaaattgaCCACATAGCACGAGGCGTGATGACATGGTTGTGCTACCAGGACTTGAGTGAAAGAAAGGTCTTGTATAGAAGAAGTAAGTAGCAAtgtgttgtgattgttttataaaactatAATATAGAATAGCTATAGCAGTGGCAGGTTTAAAATATTAGTAGCGCACCCTCAAATAATACCACAGTGCAGCGCTATTCGAAGGGttttatccttatttttgggCAAAAAAATAATAGTACCCCTAGGGcacaaatcaagtaaatacggtatgtGTTTGTCTGCATGCATGTGAGTAAAAGAACTTGGGGTTAAAAAGCAACCAGTATCTGCAATGACCATGCTTAAAATAGTACTTGTATGAATAATCACAATCCATTCTTATAATAGAGTAACTGCAGAGAAATTGCTGATGGGGTTCTCAGTGAGATGAAGAATCACAATCAAGATGCCGTTGCTGCACTTCACCCACTACTGAACATTTATTACTACCACTGTCCCCCGTTTTGATGTAACTTCTTGAGAAAATACACTTCACCTTTGCCGCatttgtagctacatgtatttgCCATGTTTTGTGTATTTACTACTATATACCATTGCTTGTACCTGATATACTGTATTGACTATTTAACTGTTATACAACCTATTATGCCATGCACATACTTATATAGATACCTTACAGTACATGATATGCAACATGAATTTATAACTGCCATGCAAGCTGCCATGCTTGTTGtaattagtattagtattattaattaCCGGTAAAGGCACTGCCTGTATACCGGGTCAACACAAAATTAGTACAATCATAAGatggctatacaaaaataaatctagaaTTAGCTAAATGAGAATCTAACAATGATTTAAAACAATTAATTGAAATAGTAATGTATTCTGGTGAATGGTGAAAATTTTTGCTACAGTGTGATCATTTGATAAACAGTTGATTAGGCTGTGCAGTTATGAGTTTCTGGTCCTGCCAATTGCAACTCCACAGGGTACTTTTTTTATATTATTTGATGTCTTGCAttacatttgacatagcatacagtacatcataggcgattctaaggggggccaagaccccccctgttaaaaaataacttttaaaaaatcttgggggaaagttgctgtatagattggcattgttatttttagcatttttcatgttttagaacaaattttaggctgttatcaagcctttaaattgcaaaaatcctgcagcttctgggggttgcacccccagaccccctgaaaattctactttatactatagccaaacaacaatagttatgttgttccctactgggccccccctgtaggtcaggtctagaatcgccactgcagtacatggaattatagggaCAAACATAGCTGAAGTATTTAGTTAGAAAAGAGCAACTAATGAGCTAGTGTACATAACTTAATAGTGAATGTCCATAATTCATTATgggcttttggtaatacttaTAAGTTAAAATATGTAAATGTCATGGTTCCaatactggaactagaactgtaataactaACTGATACTTACACTAATTTGTATTAAAAATTCAGAAAGTGGGTTGCTAGACTTATCACTAGGTCCTGGCATTATCATCTTCACTAAAGTGGCATCATGAACTATCTAAGCTACTCATGTTACACTGCACACGAATTATTACAGTCACAATTATATAGTGACTATCGACAGTTGTAGCTGCGTTTGTATGTTTTCTTATTATAGAACATGCACTTATCCTTTGGACTTCTAGTAGAACACTAATGTATTGATTAGGTAAATTTCcatattggtgcacctctactattattattataagtttatataacataattattgcaGTTCATATACTCAACAGTGTCAACCTACATTATCAGCTTTTTGATTATGCTACATATTTGAGATGACTATTTGTATAAAAAGTACATGGTGTAATATGCTGTTATTTTTCGAGACTGAATCTAGTTTGATTACTTTGCACATCTTCCTATCATGTTTGTAGTAAAGGTAATTACTATAGCACAAAACAGGAAACCACACAATACTCCAGTTCTGTCCAGCTGAAGTTGATCTGGTGCATCTCCATCACTACAGTACTTGTCACCAAACATACACACCCAAGCATAAGTGCTCAAGAACTGAAGAAATAATAATGGTAGCACTGCTAGGTGAGCTGGTAAGGACAATAGCTCCAGTAGTCCTTGAGCACACTCACAAAATGTAACATCTTCATCATGTTGATAGTCACTGTCAAGCATGCCAAATGCAataattaattaagtgattAAAGGAACATCATAACTATCTTAGGTACAAATAGACATGCACAAACTGCTGGCTGCATGCAGGAATACCAGCAGATCTGAGCTAAACTAGGTGGCTAAGCGTGCTCTGTGAGTAGAGAACAAAGTAACAACTTCATTGCTGTTTTATGCAGAGGCACTTCAACTTGCTTTGTTTCACGGGTAAAAAATCTATAGAGATTATATTTTTTTCAATTTCAAGGgtgggttggtcaggcctgtGAAACAATTAATTAGTTAAGTTGACATGGTCAGAGCAGAATTGAGGTAAATACCATGCATGTTGACCATCATGCTAGCTATAGCTCTATTCTAATTATGCATGTGCATGATCTTGCTCCTAGTTTCGGAATTGAAAATTAGCTACGGTGATTTCCATTGCCTTTCTTGAGCAATTGAAATCAAGTGTATGTAGCTAACTAATCAAAGGTGAATCATTGCATGGTGTTTTAACTAATGACATATGCTCGGTGACATGCAGCTGGTTAGTTGCACTAGCTATACCtatagtcttgcgtggccagaccgcttatcggttggaaattataagtgccttttTGAGCAGGAGCTTATAttttccaatcgataagtgtCGTAGGATAAAatcggtctggccacgcaagacaAAAAAGGCTGTTGCTATTATTCCAGCAGTCACATGAATAAAAATGAAACTTGAGACAAAATAAACCAAAAACCCTTGGTTGGCTAGAACCTGGGACTGGAGCCCAAGGTTGTAGCCACTGCCATGTGGCTACCCATGCACCTATGTTAGTTTCTATCTTATATGTCTCTGCATGAGTGGAGTAACCTAAGTACATAGTACATCATCACAAAGGTGaggaagaaaccaaagctgaacccgcaACCCTATCAAATCGTTACATTCATTATGTGATCACCGTGTATGTTTAAATAATGCCACAAATTCTCCGTTAAAGCTCATCACGAAGTATCTTATTTTACCATAGTAAACATTTTGATGCTCATTTAGCTACCTAGTGTAATTGTAGCAAAATTATAAAGCTGCTGTTTTATTTCTATACCATATTTGCACTGGGATGAGTCCCGCTGATGGATACGCTCAGAACTTggtcgaatactcggggcaactactagacaaagttgaatgctcggggcatacaACTAGAGtgagagaaatctagtggactgccggaacaatagctg
This region includes:
- the LOC136259577 gene encoding uncharacterized protein isoform X3, whose protein sequence is MLCKSQQEIINDLNNSDDPVAAQPTSDSGENLFFGRKSQAEVINDHNNHPVPSQLMSGASTSGDNCAIWCKRYSLKHVNYNSVVVSGDGLKRFLLSVLLCFVNWVVSRLPCVKEIALVITCHEPVLLNKIESYRYVIQLELGVFAVSCDVALSYWTVKEDVFMSEASCVKNAYAPSVSMLLLHCCMLCLMYYRYCVSCLMYYWYCGEEFCTFWRGLSRYYLLQQLTCGPACTKLKHLLCNSYKNIVFTFMRWSWLYGHFINSGGYRICSKSGNSAAKGNGSKGGSSSGNGKCTSSTNGGSVRTSRNRLAGNSGRIGSCGGDDGDDDGDKNPNQRPEYAYTCPTAIEYEEDSTTEDHNEISSTGSALTSNQTSERLFNHGPVEFTLPVSGTEAYAFAATSPMKGGPPVLDDVQQLYPAEIAPQTPTCDISYSPSQGCYESYTDMLLCTKEERRTPGNLRHLCRPFHYCETLCTQESVQPHESPLPRNIEVLHMTQLFPGLNEVKDVDFKNTLMALCTIIAGVIHPLYCPSDYGYYYYFYLKDIDVDNIFVTKNCDTGLVDSVSIHAMLHGIDQNLDTVKRETNERLSLLTDNICRPYTQY
- the LOC136259577 gene encoding uncharacterized protein isoform X1 — its product is MLCKSQQEIINDLNNSDDPVAAQPTSDSGENLFFGRKSQAEVINDHNNHPVPSQLMSGASTSGDNCAIWCKRYSLKHVNYNSVVVSGDGLKRFLLSVLLCFVNWVVSRLPCVKEIALVITCHEPVLLNKIESYRYVIQLELGVFAVSCDVALSYWTVKEDVFMSEASCVKNAYAPSVSMLLLHCCMLCLMYYRYCVSCLMYYWYCGEEFCTFWRGLSRYYLLQQLTCGPACTKLKHLLCNSYKNIVFTFMRWSWLYGHFINSGGYRICSKSGNSAAKGNGSKGGSSSGNGKCTSSTNGGSVRTSRNRLAGNSGRIGSCGGDDGDDDGDKNPNQRPEYAYTCPTAIEYEEDSTTEDHNEISSTGSALTSNQTSERLFNHGPVEFTLPVSGTEAYAFAATSPMKGGPPVLDDVQQLYPAEIAPQTPTCDISYSPSQGCYESYTDMLLCTKEERRTPGNLRHLCRPFHYCETLCTQESVQPHESPLPRNIEVLHMTQLFPGLNEVKDVDFKNTLMALCTIIAGVIHPLYCPSDYGYYYYFYLKDIDVDNIFVTKNCDTGLVDSVSIHAMLHGIDQNLDTVKRETNERLSLLTDNICRPYTQSNCREIADGVLSEMKNHNQDAVAALHPLLNIYYYHCPPF